From a single Candidatus Bipolaricaulota bacterium genomic region:
- a CDS encoding septal ring lytic transglycosylase RlpA family protein: MKEVLIYALAVVALLGAVFAYQFYGPYYEVGIASWYGPGFDGRHTANGEIYDMNGISAAHKTLPFGTIVQVVDLETGKSVIVRINDRGPFIKGRIIDLSKGAAEKLGIIDKGITKVGLRILRWPKKE; the protein is encoded by the coding sequence ATGAAGGAAGTGTTGATCTATGCCCTCGCCGTTGTTGCGCTGTTGGGAGCGGTGTTCGCCTATCAATTTTACGGGCCTTATTACGAGGTGGGGATCGCCTCCTGGTACGGACCGGGGTTCGATGGTCGTCACACAGCCAACGGAGAGATATACGATATGAACGGAATTTCCGCTGCGCACAAGACTCTCCCGTTCGGCACGATCGTCCAGGTGGTCGATCTGGAGACGGGCAAAAGCGTAATCGTACGGATCAACGATCGCGGTCCATTCATCAAAGGGAGGATCATCGATCTGTCCAAGGGCGCGGCGGAGAAGCTGGGGATCATCGACAAAGGGATCACCAAGGTGGGGTTGCGGATCCTCCGCTGGCCTAAAAAGGAATAA